The Leadbetterella byssophila DSM 17132 DNA window GTGCCAAGGCAGGATTTGAAACCTCCGTAAAAGTGATGCCTTATCTGGTAGGAATGTTAGTTGGTATTAGTGTCTTCAGAGCTTCTGGAGCTTTAGATTACATTGTAGAATTCCTTAAATGGATGTTCAGCTTTACAGGCATCAATACGGAATTTACTCATGCCCTTCCTACCGCCTTAATGCATCCATTAAGCGGCAGTGGTTCCCGAGCCATGATGATAGAAGCCATGAAAGAATATGGCGTGGATTCATTCATCGGAAGACTATCCTGTGTATTCCAGGCTTGCTCTGATACAATACTTTATATACTAGCATTATACTTCGGTAGTGTTAGCATTAGAAATACAAGATATACCCTATGGGCAGGATTACTGGCTGACTTGGCCGGTGTAGTGACCGCAATAGTGGTCTCTTACATTTTCTTCTATTAAGCATAAAAAAATCCCGTTTTACCTACCAAACGGGATTTTCTATAATTTCATATCTAAGAATAATTTACATCTTCTCCGGAACTTCTATTCCAAGCAACTTCATTCCTTTCTTAATCACTTCAGCCACTTGCTCAATCAGAGATAATCTAAAGTTTTTAAGCACTTCATTCTCCTCGTTTAATACCGAATGTCTAGAATAGAAAACATTAAAGGTTTTAGCTAACTCATACACGTAGTTTGCTATCACGGCCGGAGAGTACTCAGCTGCTGCTGCATCAATGATCTTTCTGAAATCCTTCAGTAAAAAGATCACTTCTATTTCTTCTGCATTTACATTAGTGATATCTGCAGGCATTGGGAACTGATCCTTCCCTGATTTTCTAAGAATAGACTTTATCCTTGCGTGAGTATACTGAATAAAAGGACCTGTATTTCCCTGGAAGTCAATAGACTCTTCCGGATTGAACAACATCCTCTTCTTAGGCTCTACTTTCAGTAGATAGTATTTCAAAGCGCCTAATGCTACCATACGGTAAAGTTCTTCCAGTTGGCCCTCAGAGAACCCTTCTGTCTTGCCTTTCTCTTCGGTGATGCTCTTTGAGGTTGCAATCATGTCTGAAACCAACTCATCTGCGTCTACTACAGTACCTTCCCTACTCTTCATTTTGCCTGATGGCAAGTCCACCATACCGTATGAAAGGTGATATAGTCCGTCAGCATAAGGACGACCCAATCGCTTCAAAATGGCAAAGAGCACTTTGAAGTGATAGTCTTGCTCATTACCCACCACCCAAATGGACTTCTCCGAATGGAAATCCTGGAACTTAAGATCAGTAGTTCCTAAGTCCTGAGTGATATAAACACTGGTTCCATCTCCGCGCAGAACTAATTTATGATCCAGACCCTCATCTGTTAAATCTATCCAAACGCTATTGTCTTCCTTCTTGTAGAAAACCCCTTTGGCTAGGCCTTCTTCTACTATATCTTTACCTAAGAGATAAGTATCTGATTCGTAATAGGTTTTGTCAAAGTTCACCCCTATGGTTTTATAGGTAAAATCAAAACCTTCATAAACCCATCCGTTCAGTTTTTTCCATAACTCTATAATCTCAGCATCTCCATTTTCCCATTTAACTAACATCTCCTGGGCTTCCACCAGGATGGGTGCTGTCTTTTTTGCTTCTTCTTCAGACACTCCCTCGGCAACCCATTCTTCTATCTCTTTCTTGTAGTGCTTGTCAAACTCCACATAATACTTACCTACAAGATGGTCTCCTTTTAAACCTGAAGATGCGGGAGTTTCTCCATTACCATAGCGTTGATATGCCACCATGGATTTACAGATATGAATACCTCTGTCATTTACCAAACAAGCTTTAGTAACTTCATAACCTGCCTCCTTCAATATTTCGGCCACCGAATATCCCAGGAAGTTATTTCTCAAGTGGCCTAAGTGCAGGGGTTTATTCGTATTAGGGGAAGAGTATTCCACTAATACATTTCCTTTGGAAGCTTCTGGATTTTGACCCTCTTTTACTCCTCTGAAAACTTGAATCCAAGCCTCATCTTTCAAGGTAAGATTTAGAAAGCCTTGAACTACTGTATAAGAAAGTACATATGGGGAATTTTGGATCAAATAATCACCAAGAAGTTGACCAATTTCTGCCGGGGATTTCCTGGCTAATTTTACCAGACCGAAGAAAACGTAGGTATAATGACCTTCAAAGTCCTTACGGGTAGGTTGTAGAGTCACCTTATCCTGATGACCAAATATCTCAGCCACGGCCTTTTCAATCTCCGCTGCCAGTACTAATTCTATATTCATATCCAAATTTCAATTTCGCTGCAAAATTACACATTTCCCACGGCAGCTCGTATTTTTATCCTTAGATTTACAGCAAACTATACTGACTTTTTTATGTTGCAATCCATGAC harbors:
- the argS gene encoding arginine--tRNA ligase, yielding MNIELVLAAEIEKAVAEIFGHQDKVTLQPTRKDFEGHYTYVFFGLVKLARKSPAEIGQLLGDYLIQNSPYVLSYTVVQGFLNLTLKDEAWIQVFRGVKEGQNPEASKGNVLVEYSSPNTNKPLHLGHLRNNFLGYSVAEILKEAGYEVTKACLVNDRGIHICKSMVAYQRYGNGETPASSGLKGDHLVGKYYVEFDKHYKKEIEEWVAEGVSEEEAKKTAPILVEAQEMLVKWENGDAEIIELWKKLNGWVYEGFDFTYKTIGVNFDKTYYESDTYLLGKDIVEEGLAKGVFYKKEDNSVWIDLTDEGLDHKLVLRGDGTSVYITQDLGTTDLKFQDFHSEKSIWVVGNEQDYHFKVLFAILKRLGRPYADGLYHLSYGMVDLPSGKMKSREGTVVDADELVSDMIATSKSITEEKGKTEGFSEGQLEELYRMVALGALKYYLLKVEPKKRMLFNPEESIDFQGNTGPFIQYTHARIKSILRKSGKDQFPMPADITNVNAEEIEVIFLLKDFRKIIDAAAAEYSPAVIANYVYELAKTFNVFYSRHSVLNEENEVLKNFRLSLIEQVAEVIKKGMKLLGIEVPEKM